The window TGAAGCGGCGCAGCTCGTCCCAGTTGTGCGAGATGACCACCGTCTCGTCGGCGTCGCTGACGCGGCTGTCGTCCCACGCGGGCAGCGGCGCGACGGCACGGGCTGGCGCCTCGGCGATCGCCTGCGCGGCGGCACGGGCGAACACCATGCATTCGAGCAGCGAGTTGCTGGCCAGGCGGTTGGCCCCGTGCAGCCCAGTGCAGGCGGTCTCGCCGATGACGTGCAGGCCGGGCACGTCGGTGCGGCCCGCGAGATCGGTGAGCACCCCGCCGCAGGTGTAGTGCGCAGCCGGCACGACGGGGATCGGCTCGCGCGTGATGTCGATGCCCAACTCGGCACAGCGTGCCAGGATGTTGGGGAAATGTTCGCGCAGGAAGGCCGGGTTCTGGTGCGAGATGTCCAGGTGCACGCAGTCCAGCCCGTGCTTCTTCATTTCGAAGTCGATGGCGCGTGCGACCACGTCGCGCGGCGCGAGCTCTGCGCGCGCGTCGTGCGCTGGCATGAAGCGTGCACCCCCTGCCGATGGAGGCAGCTTCAGCAGCCCGCCTTCGCCCCGCACCGCCTCGCTGATCAGGAAGGACTTGGCATGCGGGTGGTACAGGCAGGTTGGATGGAACTGGATGAACTCCATGTTCGCCACCCGGCAGCCTGCACGCCAGGCCGCGGCAATGCCGTCGCCGGTGGCGGTGTCGGGATTGGTGGTGTAGAGATAGACCTTGCCCGCGCCGCCGGTCGCCAGGATGGTGTGCGGCGCGCGGAAGGTGAGCACCTCGTCGGTGGCCTCGTCGAGCGCATAAAGGCCCAGGCAGGCCGGGTCATTCAAGCCCAGCTTGCTGCCGGTGATCAGGTCCACCAGCGTGTGCTGCTCGAACAACGTCACGTTGGGCGTGCGGCGCACAGTGTCGATCAGCGTGCGCTGCACCGCAGCGCCGGTGGCATCGGTGGCGTGGACGATGCGGCGCTGGCTGTGCCCGCCTTCGCGCGTCAGGTGCAGCTCGCCGTTCTCGAGCGAGAAGGGCACGCCGAGACCGCGCAGCCATGCGATGGCTTCGGGCGCGTGCTCCACCACGAAGCGCGTGGCCGCCAGGTCGCAGAGGCCGGCCCCGGCAACCAGCGTGTCCTCCACATGGGACTGCAGGCTGTCGTCTTCGCCCAGCACCGCAGCAATCCCGCCCTGCGCCCACTGGCTGGCGCCATCGGCCAGCGCGCGCTTGGTGATCACAGCCACTCGGTGCGTGGGCGCGAGGTGCAACGCGGCGCTGAGGCCCGCGAGCCCACTGCCGACGATCAGGACGTCGAAATCGTGCATGGGTATTGGCTCTCACCGGGGGCGACACCAGCGGCCCGGCGAAGCAGGTTCCGCGGTGTCTCCCGAAGCGGCCTGGCTTCGCCTGCCGCCAATCGAGGATCCCGGGTCCGGCAAAAGGGCAACGTCATGCTGGCGAATAGGCCAGTCGGACGTAGATCGGTGCGAAGGCCTCGGCCTGCGTGATGTCGATCAGCGTCTCTTTGGCCAGCTCCAGCATGGCGATGAAGGTGACAATCAACACCGGCGTGCCGCGCTCGATGTCGAACAGTTTTTCGAACTCGACGAACTGCCGCCCCTGCAGATGGCGCAGCACGATGCTCATGTGCTCGCGCACGCTGAGCTCCTCGCGCGAGATCTTGTGGTGCTGCACGAGCTTGGCGCGGCGCAGGATGTCGGCCCAGGCATCGCGCAGGTCGACCACGTCCACGTCGGGAAAGCGCGGCTTGAGCGACTGCTCGATATAGACCTGCGCCTTCCAGAAATCGCGGCCCGCCTGCGGCATCGCGCTCAGCGAGGCGGCCTGCAGCTTGGCCTGCTCGTATTCGAGCAGCCGGCGCACCAGCTCGGCCCGCGGGTCCTCGACCTCTTCGCCCTCGGCTGTCTTCTTGGGCGGCAGCAGCATGCGCGACTTGATCTCGATCAGCATCGCCGCCATCAGCAGGTACTCGGCCGCCAGCTCGAGGTTGGTCTGGCGGATCTCGTCGACGTAGCTGAGATACTGGCGCGTCAGCGCCGCCATCGGGATGTCGAGAATGTTGAAGTTCTGCTTGCGGATCAGGTAGAGCAGCAGGTCGAGCGGCCCTTCGAACGCCTCCAGGAAGACCTGCAGCGCCTCGGGCGGGATGTAGAGGTCGTTCGGCAGCGCGAACAGCGGCTCGCCATAGAGCCGGGCCAGCGCGACCTGGTCGATCACCTCGGGCATGGCCGCGATCGGCGGTGCGTCGTCGTCCACGAAGCTCTCGGTGCCCTCGGTGCGGGCCTGCTCGCCCGCACCCGCATCCCGGTGGCCCGCTACTGGCCGGATCGGCACGGGGTTACTTCACACGCGTCTGGTAGACGTAGGGCTGCTGCGGCACCGCTCCCTGCTGATACTCGTCGAGCAAGGAGCGGTCGAGGTGCTTGTCCCAGAGCAGACTGCGGCCGGCGCGCTGCTCGGCTTCGAGCGTGGGCTTCTTCTGCTTCATCTCCTCGATGAAGTTCGTGATCTCGGAGGTGTAGTGGGGGCGAGCGAAGATGGACATGGGCTTGAACCTTTGCGCCCGAGTTTACCGGCCCCCGGTCCCGGCCGGCCACTCCGGGGGATTCCGGCGGCCTCATGTCCTGCTTTGCCCGGAACCGAGCGCATAGACTTGGCCCCGTGCATGACGGAAGGGGTCGAATGGTGCAAGGAAGAATCGGGCGCAGATGCGCGGTGGCTGCAGTGCTGTACGCCGCGTGCTGGCTCGCGGGATGCGACCCGCAGCACATCCGTGAACTGGAAGAGGGTGTCTCGACCGAGGCCGACGTGCGCGCGCGCTTCGGCGAGCCCGAGAACATCTGGGATTCGCCTGCCGGGCGGGTGTTCGAATACAACCGGCAGCCGCAAGGCCAGAAGAACTACATGATCACCATCGGGCCTGACGGGAAGATGGCGGCGCTGCGCCAGGTCCTCACGCCCGAGAATTTCGCCCGCGTGCAGCCCGGCATGGCCATGGAGGACCTGCGCAAGCTGCTGGGCAAGCCGGCGCGCAGGACACCCTATCCGCTCAAGAGACAGACGGAGTGGGAGTGGCGCTGGGTGCAGCCACCGAATTCGCCGATGGTCTTCACCGCCACGCTGAACGATGACCAGCGGGTGGTGAGTGCGGGGTCTTCGCCCGATCGCAGCACCGAGGCGCAATAACCTCGAAACGGCAGCTGCTGGCCCCTCAGGGTTCTTCGGGGCCGGGCGTGCCCGAACGGAGTTCATCGGCAAAGCCCGATCGCTCGATGGTTTCGAGCGGCTGCGGCTGCAGCGACTCGATGCGCAATTGCCCGCCGCGCGCCAGCACCGCCTTGTGCACCTGGCGCAGCCCCGCGAGCCCTGTCGTATCGAGCAAGACCAGGTGCATCGCGTCGAGCACCACCGTCATGCCGCGCGGCGCCCGCTCGATCGCCTGCACCGTCGGGTCCAGCTTGGCGGCGGCGCCGAAGAAGAGGGCCCCGTGGAGCTTGAAGGTCAGCACCGGCGGCTCGAGCGAGACCATTTCGACGCTGAACAACCTGCTCATTCGGCGTACGAACAGGGCACACGCGAGCACGATGCCCGCCTGCACTGCCACAGTGAGATCGAAGACGACTGTCAGGAAGAAGGTTCCGAGCATCAGCACCCGGTAGTCGCGGCTCGCCCGGCGCAGCAGGCGCGGCGAGAACTCGCGCCATTCGCCCATGTTCCAGCCCACGAAAAGCAGGATGCCCGCCAGCACCGCCAGCGGCACGTGCTGCGCAAGCGGTGCGGCGATCAGGACCACCGCGAGCAGCGTGAGCGCGTGCACGATGCCGGCAATGGGCGAGTTCGCGCCCGCGCGCACATTGGTCACGGTGCGCGCGATGGTCCCGGTCGCGGGCATGCCGCCGAAGAGAGGAGCCACGAAATTGGCCACGCCCTGCGCCATCAGCTCCTGGTTGGGGTCGTGCCGCGGCAACCCGCTGACTTGGTCGGCAACGCGCGCGCACAGCAGCGATTCAATCGCCCCGAGCAGGGCGATGGTGAGCGTGGGCGTCACCAGTTGCTTGACGGTTTCCCACGAGAACTCGGGGAGGGCAAAGCGGGCCATGCCTTCCGGGATTCCGCCGAAACGGGTGCCGATGGTCTCCACAGGCAAGCTGAAGCCCCACGACACCAGCGTGAGCGAGACCAGTGCGACGATCGGCCCCGGCACGCGCGAACCGGCGCGTACCGCGCGCAGCTCGGCCATGCGACGCAGCACGAGGTGCACCGCGTGGCCGAAGCGTGTGGTGTCGTGCAGCAGCGTGGGCCAAAGAAACAGACCGGCCAGGCAGGCCACGCCGAGCCCGACGGCGTAGGGGTTGAACGTGCCCAGGTGGATGGCCAGGGTGTGCAACTGCGAGAACATGTCGGCCGGCATCTTCGGGATCGTCAACCCGAGCCAGTCCTTGAGTTGCGAGATCAGGATCAGTGTCGCAATGCCGTTGGTGAATCCGATCACGATCGACACCGGCACGTAGCGCACCAGGGTGCCGAGCCGGAACAATCCCATCAGGAACAGCAGCACGCCGGCGCAGGCCGTGGCGATCAGCAGGTTGGCCACGCCGTAGCGCTCGACGATGCCGTAGACGATCACGATGAAGGCGCCGGCCGGCCCGCCGATCTGTACCGCGGAGCCGCCCAGTGCCGCGATCAGGAAGCCCGCAATGATCGCGGTCCAGATGCCGGCCTCGGGCTTGAGCCCGGAGGCGATCGCGAAGGCCATGGCCAGCGGCAGCGCCACGATGCCGACCGTGGCGCCGGCGCCGAGGTCCTTCAAGAAACGCTGCTGATCGTAGCCCGCCAGCGCGTCGATCAATCGGGGACGAAAGCGTGCAAGCGACAGGTGCGAACTCATGGCGCCATTGTGGCGGCGTCTCCGCGCCTTCAGTCTCGCAGCGTGATCACACCCTAGTTATCCCCTGGCAGGACGGCGTCGGCCGCCGCGCCCACGGCCTTGCCGGTGATGCGGGCGGTACCGATGGCTGCATCGGCGGCCAGGCCCACCGCGCCGGCAGTGACGCCCACCGCGGTGCTGGCGACCGTGACCACTGCGCAGCCGTGCAGCGGCAGTGCCAGGGTGATGGCGATGGCGGTGGCCAGGGCGGTGCGTTGCATCAATGACCTCTTGGAAGTGGCGGGCGCGTCAGCGTACCCGCAACCCCGGCGTGGCGCCAGCGCTTGGCTCGAGCACGTAGATCCCGGGCTCGGCCTTCCCGTCGGCATGGCTGGCGGCCAGCACCATGCCTTCGGAGATGCCGAATTTCATCTTGCGTGGCGCGAGGTTGGCGACCAGCACGGTGAGCTTGCCGACGAGCTGCTCGGGCTGGTAGGCGGAGGCGATGCCGGAGAACACGTTGCGCGTTCGGCCCTCGCCGGCATCGAGCGTCAGGTGCAGCAGCTTGGTGGAGCCCTCGACCTTCTGGCAGGCCACGATCTTCGCGATGCGCAGGTCGATCTTCGCGAAGTCGTCGATGGTGATGGTCGGCGCGATGCCTTCGCCGCCCGGATGCACGATGGCCTCGGCCGCTTCTGCCGCGGGGTCCGCCGCGGATTCTGGCGCTTCGAACAGCTGGTCGATCTGCTTGGCCTCGACGCGCTGCATCAGGTGCCTGTACTCGGCAATGGCGTGGCCTTCGCCGAGCAGCCGCGCCGAATCGGCGAACACCAGCGGCTCGCTGCGCAGGAAGCCTTCGACCTGCGCCGCAAGCGCCGGCAGCACGGGCTTGAGGTAGACCGTCATCAAGCGGAAAGCCTCGATGCAGGTGGTGCACACGTCGTGCAGCCGCGCCTCCATGCCGGCCTGCTTGGCCAGCTCCCAGGGCTTGTTCTGGTCCACGTACTCGTTGACCTTGTCGGCCAGCGCCATGATCTCGCGCAGCGCGCGTGCGAAGTCGCGCCCGTCGTACAGCGCGGCGAGCGGCCGGGCGGCCTCCTGCAGAGTCGCCAGCAGCGCAGCGCCATCGGTGCTCACGATGCCCAGTTTGCCGCCGAAGCGCTTGGCGATGAAGCCGGCCGCGCGGCTCGCGATGTTGATGTACTTGCCGATGAGATCGGCGTTCACGCGGGCGATGAAATCGTCGGGGTTGAAGTCGACGTCCTCTACCTTGGCATTGAGCTTGGCCGCGATGTAGTAGCGCAGCCACTCGGGATTCATGCCGATCGAAAGGTACTTGAGCGGGTCGATCCCGGTGCCGCGGCTCTTGCTCATCTTCTCGCCCGACACCGTGATGAAGCCATGCACGTTGACCTGCGCGGGCGTCTTGCGGCCGCTGAACTGCAGCATGGCGGGCCAGAACAGCGTGTGGAAGTAGACGATGTCCTTGCCGATGAAGTGAACCTGCTCCATGGCCGGGTCGGCCACGAAGTCGTCGAAGCTTTGAGTCGTGCGCGAGGGCTCGTGCCAGTGGGCCGCGGCCTGGCCCTTGTCGAAATGGTTCTTCAGACTGGCCAGGTAGCCGATGGGCGCGTCGAGCCAAACGTAGAAGTACTTGCCCGGTGCATCCGGGATCTCGATCCCGAAATAAGGCGCCTCGCGCGAGATGTCCCAGTCGGCCATTCCGGCCTCGAACCATTCGCTGGCCTTCTTCGCCATTTCGGGCTGCAGCTTGCCGTCCTGCGTCCAACCCTTGAGGAAGTCGACCACCTTGGGGTCGGAGAGCTTGAAGAAGAAGTGCTCGGAGCTGCGCAGCTCGGGCGCGGCGCCGGTCAGCGTCGAATAGGGGTTGATCAGCTCGGTGGGCGCGTACACGCTGCTGCACACCTCGCAGGAGTCGCCGTACTGGTCCTTGGCGTGGCACACCGGGCACTCGCCCTTGATGTAGCGGTCGGGCAGGAACATGCCCTTCACCGGGTCGTAGAACTGCTCGATGGTGCGCGTGGCGATCATGCCCGCCGCCTGGAGCTTCTTGTAGATGCCTTGCGCGAGCTCGGTGTTCTCCGGGCTGTCGGTGGAGTG is drawn from Variovorax sp. PBS-H4 and contains these coding sequences:
- the nadB gene encoding L-aspartate oxidase, producing the protein MHDFDVLIVGSGLAGLSAALHLAPTHRVAVITKRALADGASQWAQGGIAAVLGEDDSLQSHVEDTLVAGAGLCDLAATRFVVEHAPEAIAWLRGLGVPFSLENGELHLTREGGHSQRRIVHATDATGAAVQRTLIDTVRRTPNVTLFEQHTLVDLITGSKLGLNDPACLGLYALDEATDEVLTFRAPHTILATGGAGKVYLYTTNPDTATGDGIAAAWRAGCRVANMEFIQFHPTCLYHPHAKSFLISEAVRGEGGLLKLPPSAGGARFMPAHDARAELAPRDVVARAIDFEMKKHGLDCVHLDISHQNPAFLREHFPNILARCAELGIDITREPIPVVPAAHYTCGGVLTDLAGRTDVPGLHVIGETACTGLHGANRLASNSLLECMVFARAAAQAIAEAPARAVAPLPAWDDSRVSDADETVVISHNWDELRRFMWDYVGIVRTNKRLERATHRIALLDREIQEFYAHFHVTRDLLELRNLVQVAALIVRSAQARRESRGLHFSRDYPSLAAPAAPTILVPPAS
- a CDS encoding segregation and condensation protein A translates to MPEVIDQVALARLYGEPLFALPNDLYIPPEALQVFLEAFEGPLDLLLYLIRKQNFNILDIPMAALTRQYLSYVDEIRQTNLELAAEYLLMAAMLIEIKSRMLLPPKKTAEGEEVEDPRAELVRRLLEYEQAKLQAASLSAMPQAGRDFWKAQVYIEQSLKPRFPDVDVVDLRDAWADILRRAKLVQHHKISREELSVREHMSIVLRHLQGRQFVEFEKLFDIERGTPVLIVTFIAMLELAKETLIDITQAEAFAPIYVRLAYSPA
- a CDS encoding DUF3460 family protein; protein product: MSIFARPHYTSEITNFIEEMKQKKPTLEAEQRAGRSLLWDKHLDRSLLDEYQQGAVPQQPYVYQTRVK
- a CDS encoding outer membrane protein assembly factor BamE yields the protein MVQGRIGRRCAVAAVLYAACWLAGCDPQHIRELEEGVSTEADVRARFGEPENIWDSPAGRVFEYNRQPQGQKNYMITIGPDGKMAALRQVLTPENFARVQPGMAMEDLRKLLGKPARRTPYPLKRQTEWEWRWVQPPNSPMVFTATLNDDQRVVSAGSSPDRSTEAQ
- a CDS encoding SulP family inorganic anion transporter, with amino-acid sequence MSSHLSLARFRPRLIDALAGYDQQRFLKDLGAGATVGIVALPLAMAFAIASGLKPEAGIWTAIIAGFLIAALGGSAVQIGGPAGAFIVIVYGIVERYGVANLLIATACAGVLLFLMGLFRLGTLVRYVPVSIVIGFTNGIATLILISQLKDWLGLTIPKMPADMFSQLHTLAIHLGTFNPYAVGLGVACLAGLFLWPTLLHDTTRFGHAVHLVLRRMAELRAVRAGSRVPGPIVALVSLTLVSWGFSLPVETIGTRFGGIPEGMARFALPEFSWETVKQLVTPTLTIALLGAIESLLCARVADQVSGLPRHDPNQELMAQGVANFVAPLFGGMPATGTIARTVTNVRAGANSPIAGIVHALTLLAVVLIAAPLAQHVPLAVLAGILLFVGWNMGEWREFSPRLLRRASRDYRVLMLGTFFLTVVFDLTVAVQAGIVLACALFVRRMSRLFSVEMVSLEPPVLTFKLHGALFFGAAAKLDPTVQAIERAPRGMTVVLDAMHLVLLDTTGLAGLRQVHKAVLARGGQLRIESLQPQPLETIERSGFADELRSGTPGPEEP
- the metG gene encoding methionine--tRNA ligase codes for the protein MPQRKLFVTTALPYANGKFHVGHIMEYIQADIWVRFQRMQGHMVHFVGADDAHGAPIMIAAEKAGKTPQEFVGEIAAGRKEYLDGFHIRFDNWHSTDSPENTELAQGIYKKLQAAGMIATRTIEQFYDPVKGMFLPDRYIKGECPVCHAKDQYGDSCEVCSSVYAPTELINPYSTLTGAAPELRSSEHFFFKLSDPKVVDFLKGWTQDGKLQPEMAKKASEWFEAGMADWDISREAPYFGIEIPDAPGKYFYVWLDAPIGYLASLKNHFDKGQAAAHWHEPSRTTQSFDDFVADPAMEQVHFIGKDIVYFHTLFWPAMLQFSGRKTPAQVNVHGFITVSGEKMSKSRGTGIDPLKYLSIGMNPEWLRYYIAAKLNAKVEDVDFNPDDFIARVNADLIGKYINIASRAAGFIAKRFGGKLGIVSTDGAALLATLQEAARPLAALYDGRDFARALREIMALADKVNEYVDQNKPWELAKQAGMEARLHDVCTTCIEAFRLMTVYLKPVLPALAAQVEGFLRSEPLVFADSARLLGEGHAIAEYRHLMQRVEAKQIDQLFEAPESAADPAAEAAEAIVHPGGEGIAPTITIDDFAKIDLRIAKIVACQKVEGSTKLLHLTLDAGEGRTRNVFSGIASAYQPEQLVGKLTVLVANLAPRKMKFGISEGMVLAASHADGKAEPGIYVLEPSAGATPGLRVR